The window ATTCATTTCTTTGCATAGTCTTTACCCTGACTTCTGCTGCAGCATATAGTAGTTCAACAGGGTTGCTATCCTTTTTTGTTGCTACTACTGCTGCTGTTCTTATTACACTTCCCTCGTCAATGTCTGCCTGAGTTACCTGCTTCGTTCCGTAGGTTACAACACTCTTTCCCGCTCCAAGCTCAATCCATGTATCCTTTTCAAGGGTAATATCCGATACCAGTTCTTCATCTGATATATTTTTACCATCTTTTAATTTAATATCGATAAGGTCTTCACTTCCAGGGTTTGTTATTGTTATTTTATATTTAATAGTATCCCCTAGTTCATAAATTTTTTCATCTACAACCTCTTTCTCTATGTGTAACTTATAATCATCTGTTGGAATAGTTCCTCTGACTTCAGGATTACGAATTTTATGCTCATTCATCCACTGCCCTGTTGATGAAGTAAATCCAAAATAAGCGTATCTTCCTCCCAAATATTCCTGTACAATATCCCCATGATAAGTATTTGTATATGTCGTCATCCCGTCTTTAAAGGTATATGTAAATGTTTTAGATAAAGCATCCCAGTCAAAGGTAACCTTATGCCATTCCCCGTCTTCCATCTCAGGTATTGCCTGATAGAAGTCATTACCTGAAAATGCTGAACCATTTATTGTCCCAATTTTTCCTTTAGCTATAAAAGCAATATGATCTTTTATTAAATCTCTCTCTCCATCCTCTTTAAGAAACTTTGGATCATAGCCGGGATTTGTATAGGTATCAAATTTAACTCCAAAGGATTTTTCAAATATTTTTGGCGACCCATAATTATCATAACCTATATATTGTCCAGCTTCTCCATAGTTAACATATTTATAATCCGATGATTTAAAGGCAAAGGCCATCCCGTCTGCCCCTATATCAACATTGTTGTGATCATCGATATATTGAGGTGCCATATTTAAACCAGGATATATTTTTTTTAGACTTTCAATGTCCTGTATTCCTTTGCTTCCTAAACAAATTTCATATTCAAAATGAAAATCTTTGCTCAAATCAAACATATTCCGTGACCAGACTGCACCTACTTTACCACCTTCATCAGGAGTTATTCTTACCTCACTCCCGCTTTTCATGGCAGACTTATAATACAAAAAATTACTGTAATTTCCGTTAATTTCCATCCCCCATAACTGCATCGATATAACTAACCAAAACAATAAAACTATTTTCTTCATCTTTCCTTCTCCCTTGTAAATTCAATATTTTATTTGATATCTATCCTTAATTTTTTCTTGTAAAATTTAAAAAAAACTTAACATTCTACGAAAAACAACCTAACAACCGTTTTTTTATATAAAAAAATACAGACCTCGAAAGATCTGCAACTGGCTGCCATTTTAAAGGCCCTTTAGTTTTGCGCCACAGGATTTCCCCTGCTTTGCCAAAAATATTTTTTAATTCAAATTTAATAATAAATTATATAACATTATATAACATTTCCATGAAAAATCATAATTATTTTTTGTTAATTTTTGTTGATCTTTATTAATCTTAATTAATTTTTGTTAGGTTTAATCATATTTTATATATATATTAATTGTGTAATATTTTTCTAAATAATATGTAAATATCGTAAAAAATAAATTTACATATTAAAAAAATGAGTTCTATATTTTACAGAACTCATTTTTTTCATTTCATTTTAAATAGTATCTACCGCAGGATAAAATCTACCTCTGCTTCTTCTTTTCCCACTATCTTTATCAGGAGTTTATCCGGAACTCCTATGATGGTCTGTCCCGACCTCTCTATCCACCCCTGCTTGACACATAGTTTTCTGGGAGAATATGAGGAGGTTACCCTTATCTTATTGTCTTTTAATTTTATTCCTACTCCTCCAATATCCGTATCGACATAAAAGTCTTTCTCTGCTTTTTGGAGTTTGTATGTATATTTTAATTTATTATTTACATATATTTCAGCTCTCTCTGCCTTAGTTTCCTTAATATTGTAGACATTAATGCCTAAAGTCAAAAAAATCCCTATGATTAGCCCATAGATTATTAGGTCTCCCCTTTTAAAATACATCTCTATTCTCCTATTTTTTCACCCATATATACCTTGGTTTCATAGCCATTTTTTGTATTTTTTAAAATATCGTCATCTATCATAACCTTACCCTTTTCAAACAGTAAGAGTACCGAGGAACCTCCAAAGGTGAAATACCCCTTTTCCTCTCCCTTTTTAACATGGGTATCAGGAGTATAAGTCTGCTCGATCCCTCCTACCATGGTAGCTCCTATCTCTGAGATCAAAACATCCCCGTATTCACTGGTTTCCAGTGTAGTTAATTCCCTCTTATTTTCACAGAATACTCCAAAATTTTCTTTTATTGCATAGGGTGATACAGAATAATAGTATCCGTCTATCTTATTTCTACTGCCGATTTTACCGTCAGCCGGAAAGTGGTATCTGTGATAATCCGCAGGAGCTAGCCTGACAATGATCATACTACCGCCTTTGTATTTTTCCAGCAGCTCTTTATTATTCAGATATTTTTCTAAACAAAATTCACTTCCTTTTACGAAGAATTTATCCCAGTCATTGATCTTTTCAAACCCTACCGCCTTTCCGTCGGCAGGAGACACCAATCCGTCCTCTATCTTTCTTGCATTGGGCTTTAGTTTTCTATAGAAAAAATCATTAAATGAAGTAAAATCTCCTACTTTTTTTTGAGATTCATTCATATCTATATGGTTGTTTTTTACAAAATCCTCTATCTTATTGATTGATTTTTTCTGGTCCATTAATTTTCCGTAAAAAGAGGAGAGGCATTTTCTCTTTACCAGCAGCTCCAAGGGCAGTTTTCCAAATGGATTATGGTATAAAAATTTCAAAAAATTTTCTCCCGGAACATTTTCTACCAATATCATATTGGTTTTTCTATCTATATATTCAATCTTATCTAATTTCATATTATATCTCCCTGTCAACTTTTATATTTTAATGGTTATCCTATATATTATATCATAAAATATATGTATTTAGAAAATCTGCTTTTCTTATGATAGTTTTTAAGGTTCTCTGCAACAATTTTAAAGGAATTATCGTTTTTTTTAGTAATTGGATAGTATGAAATAAAATAAGCTAAAGTAAGGAGGAGGACCTTTGAAAAATAAAGTACTTATGCCATATTTAATTGTAATAGCCATAACTTTAACATTGATATCCTTAGATATGCCATTTCCAAAAGTAGAAAATCCAACAGCCTGGGATATCATAAGCGAACTTTTAATCTGTATCCAACCTTTAATATGGATATGTTTTGGAAAAATTGCCTTTAGAAAAATTTTTATACGTAGTTTATATGTAGGTGGGTCCATTATATTTTATACAGGTGCATTACAAAATGTAATGGATGAAATATATGAGATAGAAGGGTTTCTATCTCATATAGACAAAGTTTTAATGCCCATTGGACTAATGCTGATATCAATGGGAGTTGTTTTGTCTGTTTTAAATGAAAGGAAAGATAATTTCTATATTTCACAAAAAAGTATAAAAGATCCATTGACAAAATTGTACAACAGACGTTATTTAGAAGAAAAGTTAGAGTCTATATTAAATGAATCGACTGAAGTTAATCATGAAATATCCATAGCCTTTATTGACATTGACAATTTTAAGAAAATTAATGATACAGTGGGTCATATAAAAGGAGATGAAATTTTAAGATACATAGGTAAATTAATAAATGGTTCCATAAGAGAATCAG is drawn from Psychrilyobacter piezotolerans and contains these coding sequences:
- a CDS encoding lectin-like domain-containing protein; the protein is MKKIVLLFWLVISMQLWGMEINGNYSNFLYYKSAMKSGSEVRITPDEGGKVGAVWSRNMFDLSKDFHFEYEICLGSKGIQDIESLKKIYPGLNMAPQYIDDHNNVDIGADGMAFAFKSSDYKYVNYGEAGQYIGYDNYGSPKIFEKSFGVKFDTYTNPGYDPKFLKEDGERDLIKDHIAFIAKGKIGTINGSAFSGNDFYQAIPEMEDGEWHKVTFDWDALSKTFTYTFKDGMTTYTNTYHGDIVQEYLGGRYAYFGFTSSTGQWMNEHKIRNPEVRGTIPTDDYKLHIEKEVVDEKIYELGDTIKYKITITNPGSEDLIDIKLKDGKNISDEELVSDITLEKDTWIELGAGKSVVTYGTKQVTQADIDEGSVIRTAAVVATKKDSNPVELLYAAAEVRVKTMQRNEFTVSNTPVITDKDSKSVVTEYTKVGDIVTYTVALTNTGNTTLKDIVITDTNKVDGIILDKTELVPSETATGTVTHAITQADLDA
- a CDS encoding NusG domain II-containing protein, which gives rise to MYFKRGDLIIYGLIIGIFLTLGINVYNIKETKAERAEIYVNNKLKYTYKLQKAEKDFYVDTDIGGVGIKLKDNKIRVTSSYSPRKLCVKQGWIERSGQTIIGVPDKLLIKIVGKEEAEVDFILR
- a CDS encoding phosphatidylserine decarboxylase; this encodes MKLDKIEYIDRKTNMILVENVPGENFLKFLYHNPFGKLPLELLVKRKCLSSFYGKLMDQKKSINKIEDFVKNNHIDMNESQKKVGDFTSFNDFFYRKLKPNARKIEDGLVSPADGKAVGFEKINDWDKFFVKGSEFCLEKYLNNKELLEKYKGGSMIIVRLAPADYHRYHFPADGKIGSRNKIDGYYYSVSPYAIKENFGVFCENKRELTTLETSEYGDVLISEIGATMVGGIEQTYTPDTHVKKGEEKGYFTFGGSSVLLLFEKGKVMIDDDILKNTKNGYETKVYMGEKIGE
- a CDS encoding GGDEF domain-containing protein gives rise to the protein MKNKVLMPYLIVIAITLTLISLDMPFPKVENPTAWDIISELLICIQPLIWICFGKIAFRKIFIRSLYVGGSIIFYTGALQNVMDEIYEIEGFLSHIDKVLMPIGLMLISMGVVLSVLNERKDNFYISQKSIKDPLTKLYNRRYLEEKLESILNESTEVNHEISIAFIDIDNFKKINDTVGHIKGDEILRYIGKLINGSIRESDYAFRYGGDEFLIVYQNTTAEIALKITERIKDNFKKNILFHNYNLSLSSGIASYQRSENYKEFIRRADQAMYKSKINGKNRTTLAATP